The following are encoded in a window of Puntigrus tetrazona isolate hp1 unplaced genomic scaffold, ASM1883169v1 S000000001, whole genome shotgun sequence genomic DNA:
- the LOC122331708 gene encoding interferon-inducible GTPase 5-like isoform X1, whose amino-acid sequence MHLPGVGVSHYFSWNQEIQNMEHQDPDVADAVKASGESTLEKATAKAKIKCDKFFNVSLNIAVTGRTGSGKSSFVNAIRGLKDDDDGAAPTGVTETTAEATMYEHPEMPNVKIWDLPGIGSPNFKAKKYLKDVKFDTYDFFIILTSERFTENDIMLAKEIRKQKKSFYFVRSKIDNDISAEKRKKGFDEQKVLSVIRADCQKNLKDLGDPKVFLISSFDLEEYDFESLQDTLEDELPEHKRYALLQAWPVCSAASLQKKIKMFKGMIWAVSLASAGVAVVPVPGLSAACDAGMVVSFLTTCYYSFGLDDRSLTRLSENVNKPHLRDLAKSKFVTAIREKALTRLQVSAALATISTVEYFLSLFPVVGSAAAAGISFGTTYYLLREGVNDLANTAQDIRKEAGLASVR is encoded by the exons ATGCACCTTCCGGGAGTGGGG GTGTCCCATTACTTCTCCTGGAACCAAGAAATTCAG AACATGGAACATCAAGACCCTGATGTTGCTGATGCAGTAAAGGCATCAGGAGAGTCCACTCTGGAAAAGGCTACagcaaaagctaaaataaaatgtgacaagTTTTTTAATGTCTCACTTAACATCGCTGTGACTGGAAGGACAGGATCAGGAAAATCCTCCTTTGTAAATGCAATTAGAGGTCTAAAGGATGACGATGATGGAGCAGCACCTACTGGAGTTACGGAAACTACAGCAGAGGCCACCATGTATGAACATCCTGAAatgccaaatgtgaaaatctgGGACCTGCCTGGAATAGGAAGCCCAAacttcaaagcaaaaaaatatctaaaagatGTTAAGTTTGACACCTATGATTTCTTCATCATCCTTACTTCAGAGAGGTTCACAGAGAATGACATCATGCTGGCtaaagaaataagaaaacagaagaaaagctTTTACTTCGTTCGTTCCAAGATTGACAACGACATATCTGctgagaaaaggaaaaaaggattTGATGAGCAGAAAGTTCTTTCCGTAATAAGAGCTGATTGTCAGAAGAACCTGAAAGACCTGGGAGACCCCAAAGTTTTCTTAATATCGTCTTTTGATCTGGAGGAATATGATTTTGAATCACTTCAAGACACTCTTGAAGATGAGCTTCCAGAACACAAGAGGTATGCTCTTCTACAAGCCTGGCCAGTGTGTTCTGCTGCGTCTCTTCAGAAAAAGATCAAGATGTTTAAAGGGATGATCTGGGCTGTATCTCTTGCTTCTGCTGGTGTAGCGGTTGTCCCTGTGCCTGGCCTATCAGCAGCATGTGACGCAGGCATGGTCGTGTCTTTCCTCACAACATGCTACTATTCATTTGGTTTGGATGATAGATCACTGACAAGGCTTTCAGAGAACGTTAACAAGCCCCACTTGAGAGATTTGGCCAAATCTAAATTTGTTACTGCCATCCGAGAAAAAGCATTGACCAGATTGCAAGTGTCTGCTGCTCTCGCTACCATTAGTACAGTTGAATATTTCTTGAGTCTCTTTCCAGTTGTTGGcagtgctgctgctgcaggaaTATCCTTCGGTACCACTTATTACCTTTTGAGAGAAGGAGTAAACGATCTGGCAAATACAGCTCAAGATATCAGAAAAGAAGCTGGTCTCGCTTCTGTTCGTTGA
- the LOC122331708 gene encoding interferon-inducible GTPase 5-like isoform X2 has translation MEHQDPDVADAVKASGESTLEKATAKAKIKCDKFFNVSLNIAVTGRTGSGKSSFVNAIRGLKDDDDGAAPTGVTETTAEATMYEHPEMPNVKIWDLPGIGSPNFKAKKYLKDVKFDTYDFFIILTSERFTENDIMLAKEIRKQKKSFYFVRSKIDNDISAEKRKKGFDEQKVLSVIRADCQKNLKDLGDPKVFLISSFDLEEYDFESLQDTLEDELPEHKRYALLQAWPVCSAASLQKKIKMFKGMIWAVSLASAGVAVVPVPGLSAACDAGMVVSFLTTCYYSFGLDDRSLTRLSENVNKPHLRDLAKSKFVTAIREKALTRLQVSAALATISTVEYFLSLFPVVGSAAAAGISFGTTYYLLREGVNDLANTAQDIRKEAGLASVR, from the coding sequence ATGGAACATCAAGACCCTGATGTTGCTGATGCAGTAAAGGCATCAGGAGAGTCCACTCTGGAAAAGGCTACagcaaaagctaaaataaaatgtgacaagTTTTTTAATGTCTCACTTAACATCGCTGTGACTGGAAGGACAGGATCAGGAAAATCCTCCTTTGTAAATGCAATTAGAGGTCTAAAGGATGACGATGATGGAGCAGCACCTACTGGAGTTACGGAAACTACAGCAGAGGCCACCATGTATGAACATCCTGAAatgccaaatgtgaaaatctgGGACCTGCCTGGAATAGGAAGCCCAAacttcaaagcaaaaaaatatctaaaagatGTTAAGTTTGACACCTATGATTTCTTCATCATCCTTACTTCAGAGAGGTTCACAGAGAATGACATCATGCTGGCtaaagaaataagaaaacagaagaaaagctTTTACTTCGTTCGTTCCAAGATTGACAACGACATATCTGctgagaaaaggaaaaaaggattTGATGAGCAGAAAGTTCTTTCCGTAATAAGAGCTGATTGTCAGAAGAACCTGAAAGACCTGGGAGACCCCAAAGTTTTCTTAATATCGTCTTTTGATCTGGAGGAATATGATTTTGAATCACTTCAAGACACTCTTGAAGATGAGCTTCCAGAACACAAGAGGTATGCTCTTCTACAAGCCTGGCCAGTGTGTTCTGCTGCGTCTCTTCAGAAAAAGATCAAGATGTTTAAAGGGATGATCTGGGCTGTATCTCTTGCTTCTGCTGGTGTAGCGGTTGTCCCTGTGCCTGGCCTATCAGCAGCATGTGACGCAGGCATGGTCGTGTCTTTCCTCACAACATGCTACTATTCATTTGGTTTGGATGATAGATCACTGACAAGGCTTTCAGAGAACGTTAACAAGCCCCACTTGAGAGATTTGGCCAAATCTAAATTTGTTACTGCCATCCGAGAAAAAGCATTGACCAGATTGCAAGTGTCTGCTGCTCTCGCTACCATTAGTACAGTTGAATATTTCTTGAGTCTCTTTCCAGTTGTTGGcagtgctgctgctgcaggaaTATCCTTCGGTACCACTTATTACCTTTTGAGAGAAGGAGTAAACGATCTGGCAAATACAGCTCAAGATATCAGAAAAGAAGCTGGTCTCGCTTCTGTTCGTTGA